One window of the Candidatus Methylomirabilota bacterium genome contains the following:
- a CDS encoding SDR family NAD(P)-dependent oxidoreductase, giving the protein MKLRDRVTIVTGAAKGMGEAIVRRLAGEGADLVLAAREAPPLEVVAAEVRALGRRALVVPTDVRDEASVRALVEATVDTFGRVDVLVNCAGTTGPIETPVHQIKLEDWDEVLAVNLRGTFLPTKHVVPVMLRQGGGKIVNIAGTSGLRGYKLRAAYSSSKWAVRGFTRTVALEVGPHGITVNCVAPGIVGGPRMDRLCREKARKRGWTPEQVYAEYVQEMALRRVTTADDVANAVCFLCTDESRNMTGQCLTVDGGWDV; this is encoded by the coding sequence ATGAAGCTTCGCGACCGGGTGACGATCGTGACGGGCGCCGCCAAGGGCATGGGAGAGGCGATCGTCCGGCGCCTCGCCGGCGAGGGCGCCGACCTGGTGCTGGCGGCGCGGGAGGCGCCGCCCCTCGAGGTGGTGGCCGCCGAGGTCCGCGCGCTCGGGCGCCGGGCACTGGTCGTGCCGACCGACGTGCGCGACGAGGCCTCGGTGCGGGCGCTGGTCGAGGCCACGGTCGACACCTTCGGGCGGGTCGACGTCCTGGTGAACTGTGCCGGGACGACGGGCCCCATCGAGACGCCCGTCCACCAGATCAAGCTGGAGGACTGGGACGAGGTGCTCGCGGTGAACCTCCGGGGGACCTTTCTCCCGACCAAGCACGTGGTACCCGTCATGCTCCGGCAGGGCGGCGGGAAGATCGTGAACATCGCGGGCACCTCCGGGCTCCGCGGCTACAAGCTGCGGGCGGCCTACTCGTCGTCGAAGTGGGCCGTGCGGGGCTTCACCCGCACGGTCGCGCTCGAGGTCGGCCCTCACGGCATCACCGTGAACTGCGTGGCCCCGGGGATCGTCGGCGGGCCACGGATGGACCGGCTCTGCCGCGAGAAGGCGCGGAAGCGCGGGTGGACACCCGAGCAGGTCTACGCCGAATACGTCCAGGAGATGGCCCTCCGCCGGGTCACGACCGCTGACGACGTGGCGAACGCGGTATGCTTCCTGTGCACCGACGAGTCGCGGAACATGACGGGGCAGTGCCTGACCGTCGACGGCGGCTGGGATGTTTAG
- a CDS encoding MoaD/ThiS family protein yields the protein MMVTVKYVFGLARAADGRDTITLELPGGATVFDAMQRLGVSELELHTAVNGQSAADGTVLREGDEVTLIPAIQGGASTAGGRSGTAGQPRTRGAPARRDAGAR from the coding sequence ATGATGGTCACCGTCAAGTACGTCTTCGGCCTGGCGCGCGCCGCGGATGGGCGCGACACCATCACGCTCGAGCTGCCTGGCGGCGCCACGGTCTTCGACGCGATGCAGCGGCTCGGAGTCTCGGAACTCGAGCTGCACACGGCCGTCAACGGACAGTCGGCCGCGGACGGCACGGTACTTCGGGAGGGGGATGAGGTTACGCTGATCCCCGCCATTCAGGGCGGGGCGAGTACGGCGGGTGGTCGGTCGGGGACCGCCGGACAGCCTCGCACCAGGGGCGCTCCTGCTCGCCGCGACGCTGGCGCCAGGTGA
- a CDS encoding ELWxxDGT repeat protein: MLSRPTRFEAVVLVVLLVAQFGLPGIGLAALPPRAVLVKDINPGLPNSVPTDITAVGGTAFFAANDGSTGIELWKSDGSAAGTVRVRDINPGPGSSVPQELTNVNGTLFFAATDGVNGLELWKSNGTEAGTVLVKNIQAGAASSSPHNLTNVNGVLFFAADDGTSGVELWKSDGTETGTVIVKHINLGGNSSPDHLTNVNGTLFFTAFNPSTGTELWKSDGSDGGTAVVKDIVVGAGSSSPDNLVNVNGTLFFTADESVNGRELWKSNGSETGTTIVKNINPGAASSSPHDLVDVNGTLFFGATEPTNGDELWKSNGTDTGTTLVKNINPGAASSSPHDLVNVNGTLFFGATEPTNGDELWKSNGTDTGTVLVRNIGPGASSSSPGGLTNVDGVLYFAATNESGRELWRSTGTTAGTALVTDINPGSGSSNPLELTNLQGTLVFQANDGTSGIELWTVQVDNILVTGAGRGGGPHVRSFHAESGAGDLSFFAFATTFRGGVTVAAADLNSDGVPDLITGAGPGGTPEVRIYDGRTSALIRNFLAYAEGFTGGVFVAAGDVSGDGVADIVTGPGQGGGPQVRAFDGVSGAMIRNFFAYDTTFTGGVTVAAGDVNGDGVADIVTGAATGSPQVRVFDGVSGTSLRSFFAYDPRFNGGVFVATGDVNGDGKADIITGAGAGGGPHVRVFDGGTGVEIRGFFAYDPRFRGGVRVAAGFINGDNKADVITGAGPGGGPHVRVFDGPTGTPIRSFFPYDSRFTGGVFVAASTVP; encoded by the coding sequence ATGCTGTCCCGACCGACCCGATTCGAAGCGGTGGTCCTGGTGGTGCTGCTGGTCGCCCAGTTCGGCCTGCCGGGGATCGGCCTGGCGGCGCTCCCGCCCCGGGCCGTGCTCGTCAAAGACATCAACCCCGGCCTGCCCAACTCTGTTCCCACCGACATCACGGCCGTCGGGGGCACGGCCTTCTTCGCGGCCAACGACGGCTCGACGGGCATCGAGCTCTGGAAGAGCGACGGATCGGCGGCGGGAACCGTGCGGGTGAGGGACATCAACCCCGGTCCGGGCAGCTCGGTGCCGCAGGAGCTCACCAACGTCAACGGCACCCTGTTCTTCGCGGCCACCGACGGGGTCAACGGTCTCGAGCTCTGGAAGAGCAACGGCACCGAGGCCGGGACCGTCCTGGTGAAGAACATCCAGGCGGGGGCGGCCAGCTCGAGCCCGCACAACCTGACCAACGTCAACGGCGTGCTCTTCTTCGCCGCCGACGACGGGACGAGCGGCGTCGAGCTCTGGAAGAGCGACGGAACGGAGACCGGAACGGTCATCGTCAAGCACATCAATCTGGGCGGCAACTCGTCCCCCGATCACCTGACGAACGTCAACGGCACGCTGTTCTTCACGGCCTTCAACCCGAGTACCGGGACCGAGCTCTGGAAGAGCGACGGGTCGGACGGCGGCACGGCCGTCGTGAAGGACATCGTGGTCGGAGCCGGGAGCTCCAGTCCTGACAACCTGGTCAACGTCAACGGGACGCTCTTCTTCACGGCCGACGAGAGCGTGAATGGCCGCGAGCTCTGGAAGAGCAACGGGTCGGAGACCGGGACCACGATCGTGAAGAACATCAACCCCGGCGCGGCCAGCTCGAGCCCCCACGACCTCGTCGACGTGAACGGGACGCTCTTCTTCGGGGCGACCGAGCCGACGAACGGGGATGAGCTCTGGAAGAGCAACGGGACGGACACCGGGACCACGCTGGTGAAGAACATCAACCCGGGCGCGGCCAGCTCGAGCCCCCACGACCTCGTCAACGTGAACGGGACGCTCTTCTTCGGGGCGACCGAGCCGACGAACGGGGACGAGCTCTGGAAGAGCAACGGGACGGATACCGGGACGGTGCTGGTGCGGAACATCGGCCCCGGGGCCAGCAGCTCGTCGCCGGGCGGCCTCACGAACGTGGACGGCGTCCTCTACTTCGCCGCGACCAACGAGAGCGGCCGGGAGCTCTGGCGGAGCACCGGCACCACGGCCGGCACGGCGCTGGTCACGGACATCAACCCCGGGTCCGGCAGCTCGAACCCGCTGGAGCTGACGAACCTGCAGGGCACGCTGGTCTTCCAGGCCAACGACGGCACCAGCGGGATCGAGCTGTGGACGGTCCAGGTGGACAACATCCTCGTCACGGGCGCCGGGCGGGGCGGCGGGCCGCACGTGCGCAGCTTCCACGCCGAGTCCGGCGCCGGCGATCTGAGCTTCTTTGCCTTCGCCACGACCTTCCGGGGCGGGGTGACCGTGGCCGCCGCCGACCTGAACAGCGATGGTGTCCCGGACCTCATCACCGGAGCCGGCCCGGGCGGCACCCCCGAGGTTCGGATCTACGATGGCCGCACGAGCGCGCTGATCCGCAATTTCTTGGCCTACGCCGAGGGCTTCACCGGTGGAGTGTTCGTGGCGGCGGGCGACGTCAGCGGCGATGGGGTGGCCGACATCGTCACCGGGCCGGGTCAGGGCGGGGGCCCGCAGGTCCGCGCCTTCGACGGGGTGAGCGGTGCGATGATCCGAAACTTCTTCGCCTACGACACGACGTTCACGGGCGGCGTCACGGTAGCGGCCGGTGATGTGAACGGCGACGGCGTAGCCGACATCGTCACGGGCGCGGCCACGGGCTCCCCGCAGGTGCGGGTCTTCGACGGGGTCAGTGGGACCTCGCTCCGCTCGTTCTTCGCCTACGATCCCCGCTTCAACGGCGGGGTCTTCGTCGCGACCGGCGACGTGAACGGCGACGGCAAGGCGGACATCATCACGGGCGCCGGGGCCGGCGGCGGGCCGCACGTGCGAGTCTTCGACGGTGGCACCGGCGTGGAAATCCGGGGATTCTTCGCCTACGATCCGCGCTTCCGCGGCGGCGTCCGGGTGGCGGCCGGGTTCATCAACGGCGACAACAAGGCCGACGTCATCACCGGCGCCGGGCCCGGGGGCGGCCCGCACGTGCGGGTGTTCGACGGTCCGACGGGGACGCCGATCCGGAGCTTCTTCCCCTACGATTCGCGCTTCACCGGCGGGGTCTTCGTCGCCGCCAGCACCGTCCCCTGA
- a CDS encoding hydantoinase B/oxoprolinase family protein produces the protein MTLNPVTLEVVRHAILAIAEEMSVIVMRSARSPLLKEAGDLSSALTDARGRLIAQGRDIPIHLGVMAFTVKEFLKRVPRRDLRDGDVYYLNLPEVGGNHLPDVKAIRPVFAGGRLAAFAVSLAHWADIGGAVPGSYVPSASDAYQEGLRIAPIKVFDRRGPTRALDVILSNVRGREEREGDCLAQYAAAEVAARRLGELFERYGVRTILACFERLLAAAEAQMRAAIQTIPPGVYAGEDWVDDDGHEDRPVPIRVTVTIRGDRATFDFTGTGPSVKGPVNTTPFVACSAVYYSLKSLVAPDVPGNDGSYRPIAVNVPPGTILNPPRDAPVVGGNHETSQRVVDACYKALATAIPERITAGGPTTSGLLLFGTRRDGRWHILYEVHGGGEGAGAHRDGGHAVRVHMSNVMNTPTEVIETEYPMEVLEHALRPGSGGAGRHRGGCGLRRAYRVLAATTLTTMLERRVIPPWGIFGGADGLPYRIMLERGGGRREIKGKETVALEPGDVVLIETSGGGGYGDTAARPAALLAQDRREGYGPDAAGPPSVAGAPAERKSAR, from the coding sequence GTGACGCTGAATCCGGTGACGCTCGAGGTCGTCCGGCACGCGATCCTCGCGATCGCGGAAGAGATGAGCGTCATCGTCATGCGCTCCGCCCGGTCCCCGCTCCTCAAGGAGGCCGGCGACCTCTCGAGCGCGCTCACCGACGCGCGCGGACGCCTGATCGCCCAGGGCCGGGACATCCCGATCCACCTCGGCGTCATGGCGTTCACCGTGAAAGAGTTCCTCAAGCGGGTCCCGCGCCGCGACCTCCGTGACGGCGACGTCTACTACCTGAACCTCCCCGAGGTCGGGGGCAACCATCTGCCCGACGTCAAGGCGATCCGGCCCGTCTTTGCCGGAGGCCGGCTGGCGGCGTTCGCCGTCAGCCTCGCCCACTGGGCCGACATCGGCGGCGCCGTGCCGGGCTCCTACGTGCCGAGCGCCAGCGACGCCTACCAGGAGGGGCTCCGGATCGCGCCGATCAAGGTGTTCGACCGACGCGGCCCCACCCGGGCGCTCGATGTCATCCTGTCGAACGTCCGCGGCCGCGAAGAGCGCGAGGGCGACTGCCTGGCGCAGTACGCCGCGGCCGAAGTGGCGGCCCGGCGGCTCGGCGAGCTGTTCGAGCGATACGGCGTCCGGACCATCCTGGCCTGCTTCGAGCGGCTCCTGGCGGCCGCCGAGGCGCAGATGCGGGCGGCCATCCAGACCATCCCGCCCGGAGTCTACGCGGGGGAGGACTGGGTGGACGACGACGGCCACGAAGACCGGCCGGTGCCGATCCGGGTCACCGTGACGATTCGCGGCGATCGGGCCACGTTCGACTTCACCGGGACCGGCCCCAGCGTGAAGGGTCCGGTGAACACCACGCCGTTCGTGGCGTGCTCCGCCGTCTACTACAGCCTCAAGTCGCTGGTGGCGCCCGACGTCCCGGGGAACGACGGCTCCTACCGGCCGATCGCCGTCAACGTGCCGCCGGGGACGATCCTCAACCCGCCTCGCGATGCGCCGGTCGTGGGCGGCAACCACGAGACGTCCCAGCGGGTCGTCGACGCCTGTTACAAGGCCCTGGCGACGGCCATTCCCGAGCGAATCACCGCGGGCGGCCCGACGACCTCCGGCCTCCTGCTCTTCGGGACGCGGCGCGATGGACGCTGGCACATCCTCTACGAGGTCCATGGGGGCGGCGAGGGCGCCGGGGCCCACCGCGACGGGGGCCACGCCGTCCGGGTCCACATGTCGAACGTCATGAACACGCCGACCGAGGTGATCGAGACCGAGTATCCGATGGAGGTGCTGGAGCACGCGCTGCGTCCCGGGAGCGGGGGCGCCGGTCGCCACCGGGGCGGGTGCGGGCTCCGCCGCGCCTACCGCGTGCTCGCCGCCACCACGCTCACCACGATGCTCGAGCGCCGCGTGATCCCCCCCTGGGGCATCTTCGGCGGCGCCGACGGGCTGCCCTACCGGATCATGCTCGAGCGCGGTGGCGGGCGGCGCGAGATCAAGGGCAAGGAGACCGTGGCCCTCGAGCCGGGGGACGTCGTCCTGATCGAGACCTCCGGCGGCGGCGGATACGGCGACACCGCCGCGCGTCCCGCCGCGCTCCTGGCGCAGGACCGCCGCGAGGGGTACGGGCCCGATGCCGCCGGCCCCCCGAGCGTCGCGGGCGCGCCGGCCGAGAGGAAGAGCGCGCGATGA
- a CDS encoding RidA family protein encodes MKRTALTKQAPHPWPFSHGTVVDGPARLVFLAGQVAYDRQGPNRKLVGVGDPAAQTRQAIENMRTLLRQAGGDLGDIVEMTAYVTDVGMMEPMGRVAQEYFADPLPAMSLIGVRELARPEFLIEIRAVAMIGAGRRRPTRERLARGARRRSNGRRRAPRRRPRRGGGR; translated from the coding sequence ATGAAGCGGACGGCGTTGACGAAGCAGGCGCCGCACCCGTGGCCGTTCTCCCACGGCACCGTCGTCGACGGGCCGGCCCGCCTGGTCTTCCTGGCCGGCCAGGTGGCCTATGACCGCCAGGGCCCCAACCGGAAGCTGGTCGGCGTCGGAGACCCGGCTGCCCAGACCCGCCAGGCCATCGAGAACATGCGCACCCTGCTGCGGCAGGCCGGCGGTGACCTCGGGGACATCGTCGAGATGACGGCCTACGTGACGGACGTCGGCATGATGGAGCCGATGGGTCGGGTGGCCCAGGAGTATTTCGCCGACCCCCTGCCGGCGATGTCGCTGATCGGCGTGCGGGAGCTGGCGCGGCCCGAGTTCCTCATCGAGATCCGAGCCGTCGCCATGATCGGAGCTGGGCGCCGGCGGCCGACCCGCGAGCGGCTGGCACGCGGGGCGCGCCGGCGGTCGAACGGCCGGAGGCGCGCTCCCCGCCGGCGGCCCCGCCGGGGCGGTGGGCGCTGA
- a CDS encoding hydantoinase/oxoprolinase family protein — protein MTARVGVDVGGTFTDLVAIEAGSGAIRSRKVLTTPDAPARGVLYGVQALGVGAAAVAHGTTIVTNAVVEGTGARTALVTTRGFRDVLEIGRQSRLDLYRLDLPPRPPPLVPRHLRFEVTERVAADGRVVVPLAEGEVSELVAGLRAAGVEAVAVCLLHAYACPEHEARLATALAGACPYVSVSHEVNAEFREYERTATTALNAAVMPLADRYLADLEASLARAGFAGSLHLLQSNGAMMSAAAARRRPLAMAVSGPAGGVAAARFLVRALGLRNAIAFDMGGTTTDVCLIADGQAQTLPQRRLGGHPVRLPSVAVESIGAGGGSLAALDPGGALRVGPASAGARPGPACYGLGGNAPTVTDAHVAAGTLRADALLGESIRVARGPAEAALTPLARALGLGLREAAAGVLEVTNAAMRRAIRLISVQRGFDLRDFTLIAYGGAGPLHGGRLALELGIPRVVVPAHAGLFSALGCAVTEVAYDHVQTFRRPLDGLDPAELEVRFEPLLAVVRGPLLTEGHAPEVIQLLRSVDVRYVGQNYELNVPWRGDVEALRRDFQALHERLYTYATEDAMECVNLRVRAAVPVAGARFPEWPGAGPAAPYAEQPAYFTEGGETVLPVYRRGDLPAEHPLKGPALIEDPWATTLIYPGQAGVVDRFGNLVIETAK, from the coding sequence GTGACGGCACGCGTCGGCGTCGACGTGGGCGGCACCTTCACCGATCTGGTCGCCATCGAGGCCGGCTCGGGCGCCATCCGCTCCCGCAAGGTCCTGACCACGCCGGACGCTCCCGCCCGCGGCGTGCTCTACGGCGTCCAGGCGCTGGGCGTCGGGGCCGCGGCGGTCGCCCACGGAACCACGATCGTGACCAACGCGGTCGTGGAAGGGACGGGGGCACGCACCGCCCTCGTCACGACCCGCGGCTTCCGCGACGTCCTCGAGATCGGGCGACAGAGCCGGCTCGATCTCTACCGTCTCGACCTGCCACCGCGGCCTCCGCCGCTCGTGCCCCGGCATCTCCGGTTCGAGGTCACCGAGCGGGTCGCCGCCGACGGACGCGTGGTGGTCCCCCTCGCCGAGGGCGAAGTGTCGGAGCTGGTCGCCGGTCTCCGCGCGGCCGGCGTCGAGGCGGTGGCGGTCTGTCTCCTCCACGCCTACGCCTGTCCCGAGCACGAGGCGCGCCTGGCGACGGCACTCGCCGGCGCCTGTCCCTACGTCTCGGTGTCGCACGAGGTCAACGCCGAGTTCCGGGAGTACGAGCGCACGGCCACCACGGCCCTCAACGCCGCCGTGATGCCGCTGGCTGACCGCTACCTCGCGGACCTGGAGGCCTCGCTCGCCCGCGCCGGATTCGCCGGGTCGCTGCACCTCCTCCAGTCGAACGGGGCCATGATGTCGGCGGCCGCGGCCCGCCGGCGACCGCTGGCGATGGCGGTCTCGGGTCCGGCCGGGGGCGTCGCCGCCGCGCGCTTTCTCGTCCGGGCCCTCGGACTCCGGAACGCCATCGCCTTCGACATGGGCGGGACGACGACGGATGTCTGTCTGATCGCGGACGGGCAGGCCCAGACGCTGCCCCAGCGCCGGCTCGGCGGGCATCCGGTGCGCCTGCCCTCGGTGGCCGTGGAATCGATCGGGGCCGGCGGCGGATCCCTGGCGGCGCTGGATCCGGGTGGCGCGCTCCGGGTGGGTCCGGCCAGCGCGGGGGCGCGGCCGGGGCCCGCCTGCTACGGGCTCGGCGGGAACGCGCCGACCGTGACGGACGCCCACGTGGCCGCGGGCACGCTTCGGGCGGATGCCCTCCTCGGCGAGTCGATCCGCGTGGCGCGGGGGCCCGCCGAGGCGGCTCTCACGCCGCTGGCGCGGGCGCTCGGGCTCGGTCTCCGCGAGGCGGCGGCGGGCGTCCTCGAGGTCACCAACGCGGCCATGCGCCGGGCGATCCGTCTCATCTCGGTGCAGCGCGGGTTCGACCTTCGCGACTTCACGCTGATCGCCTATGGCGGGGCCGGACCGCTCCACGGGGGCCGGCTCGCGCTCGAGCTCGGCATCCCGCGGGTCGTGGTGCCGGCCCATGCCGGGCTCTTCTCGGCACTGGGATGCGCGGTGACCGAGGTCGCCTACGATCACGTCCAGACCTTTCGCCGGCCCCTCGACGGGCTCGACCCCGCCGAGCTCGAGGTCCGCTTCGAGCCGCTCCTGGCCGTGGTCCGGGGGCCGCTCCTGACCGAGGGCCACGCTCCCGAGGTCATCCAGCTGCTCCGGAGCGTGGACGTGCGCTACGTGGGCCAGAACTACGAGCTGAACGTCCCGTGGCGCGGCGACGTGGAGGCGCTCCGGCGCGATTTCCAGGCGCTCCACGAGCGCCTCTACACCTACGCCACGGAGGACGCCATGGAGTGCGTGAACCTCCGCGTCCGGGCGGCGGTCCCGGTGGCGGGCGCGCGCTTCCCCGAGTGGCCGGGGGCGGGGCCGGCGGCGCCGTACGCCGAGCAGCCCGCCTACTTCACGGAGGGCGGCGAGACCGTGCTGCCCGTCTACCGACGCGGAGACCTCCCGGCCGAGCACCCGCTGAAGGGTCCCGCGCTGATCGAGGACCCGTGGGCCACTACCCTGATTTACCCCGGCCAGGCCGGCGTGGTGGACCGCTTCGGGAATCTCGTCATCGAAACGGCGAAGTGA